Proteins co-encoded in one Hymenobacter swuensis DY53 genomic window:
- a CDS encoding transposase, whose amino-acid sequence MDGGFGRRFRQQLAGRVVLAQVPQGVVAKKGRFFIHTKRWVVERSIAWAGTNRRLAKEYERNTQHAVAWLYLANIRRLTKLT is encoded by the coding sequence GTGGACGGCGGCTTCGGCCGCCGGTTCCGCCAGCAATTGGCGGGCCGGGTTGTACTAGCGCAGGTGCCGCAGGGCGTGGTGGCCAAGAAAGGCCGCTTTTTCATCCACACTAAGCGCTGGGTGGTGGAACGCAGCATTGCCTGGGCCGGCACCAACCGCCGCTTGGCCAAAGAGTACGAACGCAACACCCAGCACGCCGTCGCTTGGCTCTATCTGGCCAACATCCGACGACTCACTAAGCTAACTTAA
- a CDS encoding transposase yields the protein MSQKRYSWDITERQWTKLAPLVVVQRASKWPLRAVVNGIFYVLKNGCVWCDVPADFPPWPTVYYYFTKWAADGTCQRVSGCLTVEARAKKTPSPMRPSSTAKA from the coding sequence ATGTCGCAAAAGCGGTACAGTTGGGATATAACGGAGCGGCAGTGGACGAAGCTGGCGCCGTTGGTGGTGGTGCAACGCGCGAGCAAATGGCCGCTGCGGGCGGTGGTGAATGGCATTTTCTACGTGCTCAAGAACGGGTGCGTGTGGTGCGACGTGCCGGCCGACTTTCCGCCCTGGCCCACAGTGTACTACTATTTCACCAAGTGGGCAGCGGACGGCACTTGCCAGCGGGTGAGTGGCTGTTTGACGGTGGAGGCACGAGCTAAAAAAACGCCCAGCCCAATGCGGCCATCCTCGACAGCCAAAGCGTGA
- a CDS encoding MlaD family protein, whose protein sequence is MPQRPTGNYVKLGLFVVVGTLCLLVTLFLLGRQQNLFSRSFEVRADFRNVSGLLTGNNVRLGGITVGTVRRIELLNDSTVRVAINLNRDAQPFVRKNAVAAIGTDGLVGNTIINLTAGPSAAPPVQPGDLLRTRRPVGVDDLLGTLDVSNKNLVDITRDLRQITGKLNDSKALWSLLDDQQMADNLRHSLRNAAEATTQLSTASNDVARLTGGVRQGRGLLGYLLTDTAFAGQLRHASRGLAGTSDTLGALLANLKRQVATGAGPLHTLLNDTTASRQLRQTMQHVEQGTAGFNHSMDALQHNFLLRGYLRRQQRKQAAATAVPAAAAESPATD, encoded by the coding sequence ATGCCCCAACGTCCGACCGGAAATTATGTGAAGTTGGGCCTGTTTGTGGTTGTGGGCACGCTGTGTCTGCTGGTGACGCTTTTTCTGCTGGGACGGCAGCAGAACCTGTTCAGCCGCAGCTTCGAGGTGCGGGCCGATTTTCGTAACGTGTCGGGGCTGCTTACAGGCAACAACGTGCGGCTGGGTGGCATCACGGTGGGCACGGTGCGCCGCATTGAGTTGCTGAACGACAGCACCGTGCGCGTGGCCATCAACCTGAACCGTGACGCCCAGCCCTTCGTGCGCAAAAACGCGGTGGCCGCCATCGGCACCGACGGGCTGGTGGGTAACACCATCATCAACCTCACGGCCGGCCCCAGCGCGGCCCCGCCCGTGCAGCCCGGCGACCTGCTGCGCACCCGCCGCCCCGTGGGCGTGGATGACCTGCTGGGCACCCTCGACGTATCGAATAAAAACCTGGTCGACATTACCCGCGACCTGCGCCAGATTACCGGCAAGCTTAACGACAGCAAAGCTCTCTGGAGCCTACTCGACGACCAGCAGATGGCCGACAACCTGCGCCACAGCCTGCGCAACGCCGCCGAGGCAACCACCCAGCTCAGCACCGCCTCGAACGATGTGGCCCGGCTCACCGGCGGAGTGCGGCAGGGTCGGGGGCTGCTGGGCTACCTGCTCACGGACACGGCCTTCGCTGGGCAGCTGAGGCACGCCTCCCGGGGCCTGGCCGGCACTTCCGACACGCTGGGTGCTCTACTGGCCAACCTGAAACGTCAGGTGGCCACCGGCGCCGGCCCCCTGCACACGCTGCTCAACGACACCACCGCCAGCCGGCAGCTGCGCCAAACCATGCAGCACGTCGAGCAGGGTACCGCCGGCTTCAATCACAGCATGGACGCCTTGCAGCACAATTTCCTGCTACGCGGCTACCTGCGTCGGCAGCAAAGAAAGCAGGCCGCCGCGACGGCAGTGCCGGCCGCTGCCGCCGAGTCGCCGGCCACCGACTAA
- a CDS encoding ABC transporter ATP-binding protein, whose protein sequence is MLTPASVLQEMPRPTAPAAEMVLTVDNVSKSFGDNHVLRGFSLVLHRGENVVVLGKSGSGKSVLIKCIIGLLPADAGRIAVLGQDVAALDHDALDRLRAKVGFLFQSNALYDSMTVRENLLFPLRRHWLAHGPAEEDALVRQALDDVDLGHTAEMLPAELSGGMRKRIALARTLILRPDIILYDEPTTGLDPVTAREISHLIRDVQQKYHTSALIISHDMNCVRLVADRVVLLVDGRCYAEGTYKELARNSDPKVHEFFA, encoded by the coding sequence ATGCTGACGCCCGCCTCTGTCCTGCAGGAAATGCCCCGCCCGACTGCCCCCGCGGCGGAAATGGTGCTGACGGTGGACAACGTCAGCAAATCGTTTGGCGACAACCACGTGCTGCGCGGCTTTTCGCTGGTGCTGCACCGGGGCGAAAACGTGGTGGTGCTGGGCAAATCGGGCTCGGGCAAGTCGGTGCTCATTAAGTGCATCATTGGCCTGCTGCCAGCCGATGCTGGCCGAATCGCCGTGCTGGGTCAGGACGTGGCCGCCCTCGACCACGACGCCCTGGACCGGCTGCGGGCCAAAGTGGGGTTTCTCTTCCAGAGTAACGCCCTGTACGACTCGATGACGGTGCGCGAAAACCTGCTCTTCCCGCTGCGCCGCCACTGGCTGGCTCACGGCCCGGCCGAGGAAGACGCGCTGGTGCGCCAGGCCCTCGACGACGTGGACCTGGGCCATACGGCCGAAATGCTGCCGGCTGAGCTATCGGGCGGCATGCGCAAGCGCATTGCCCTGGCCCGCACCCTCATCCTGCGCCCCGACATCATCCTCTACGACGAGCCCACTACCGGCCTCGACCCCGTCACGGCCCGCGAAATCAGCCACCTTATCCGCGACGTGCAGCAGAAATACCACACGTCGGCCCTCATCATCTCGCACGACATGAACTGCGTACGCCTGGTGGCCGACCGCGTGGTGCTACTGGTAGACGGCCGCTGCTACGCGGAAGGGACATATAAGGAATTGGCCCGTAATTCGGACCCGAAAGTGCACGAGTTTTTTGCCTGA
- a CDS encoding MlaE family ABC transporter permease, producing MAFTPNALLTGMANMVQAGLALVRVEGMPEVAAARPAALVDTLLPLNQSRATMPINTLLAEAGKITSFAKRFFREGFRPRYELAELLYQCYVVGYQSLPMVGITGFIMGLVLTLQSRPTMAQFGAESWIPVMVGLTIIREMGPIITALIFAGKIGSSIGAELGSMRVTEQIDAMEVSGTNPFKYLVATRVLATTLMLPLLTILADVIALYASYLGINMKGTTTLALFVNNVLSGLTFGDVLPAVLKTFFFGFTIGLIGCYKGYFSNKGTEGVGQAANSAVVVSSLVIFLLDLLAVQVTGLLGLN from the coding sequence ATGGCCTTCACCCCCAACGCGCTGCTCACCGGCATGGCCAACATGGTGCAGGCCGGGCTGGCGCTGGTCAGGGTTGAGGGCATGCCGGAAGTAGCAGCAGCCCGTCCGGCGGCGCTTGTTGATACACTTCTACCGCTAAACCAATCCCGCGCCACTATGCCTATCAACACCTTACTGGCCGAAGCCGGCAAAATCACCAGCTTTGCCAAGCGCTTCTTCCGGGAGGGGTTCCGGCCGCGCTACGAGTTGGCCGAGCTGCTGTACCAGTGCTACGTGGTAGGCTATCAATCCTTGCCGATGGTGGGCATTACGGGCTTTATCATGGGTCTGGTGCTCACGCTGCAAAGCCGGCCCACCATGGCCCAGTTCGGGGCCGAATCGTGGATTCCGGTGATGGTCGGACTCACGATTATCCGCGAGATGGGGCCGATTATTACGGCGCTGATTTTTGCGGGCAAAATCGGGAGCAGCATCGGGGCCGAGCTGGGCTCGATGCGCGTGACCGAGCAGATCGACGCCATGGAAGTATCGGGCACTAACCCGTTTAAGTACCTGGTGGCCACGCGGGTGCTGGCCACCACACTCATGCTGCCGCTGCTCACTATCCTGGCCGATGTCATTGCCCTGTACGCTTCCTATCTGGGCATCAACATGAAGGGCACCACCACGCTGGCGCTGTTCGTGAACAACGTGCTGAGCGGGCTGACCTTCGGCGACGTGCTGCCGGCCGTTCTCAAAACCTTCTTTTTTGGGTTTACCATCGGGCTAATCGGATGCTACAAGGGCTACTTCTCCAACAAGGGCACCGAGGGCGTGGGACAGGCCGCTAACTCGGCCGTGGTGGTGTCGTCGCTGGTTATTTTTCTGCTCGACCTGCTGGCCGTGCAGGTTACCGGCCTGCTGGGCCTCAACTAA
- a CDS encoding YgaP family membrane protein codes for MQQNVGSLERGIRILLGATLAALLVGRNLLPPALQLWVAALVVPVALVLLGTGILGYCPLYALFGLNTHHPPRV; via the coding sequence ATGCAACAAAACGTAGGCTCTCTGGAACGTGGCATCCGCATTCTGCTGGGGGCCACGCTGGCGGCTCTGCTTGTGGGCCGCAACCTGCTGCCGCCCGCCCTGCAGCTCTGGGTAGCCGCCTTAGTCGTGCCGGTGGCGCTGGTGCTGCTGGGCACCGGCATACTGGGCTACTGTCCGCTTTACGCGCTGTTTGGCCTGAATACGCACCACCCGCCCCGCGTCTGA
- a CDS encoding cation-translocating P-type ATPase gives MPAAFFPTDTLTDDAVAASRAAHGPNLLNTQPGSSLLTTLRDIVTEPMFVLLLAASATYFGLGQAEEAVTLLVALLLVSGISVYQSVRSGRALAALRELTQPRAQVARNGTLTTVPVAEVVVGDAVLVAEGNRIPADGTLLLANDFTVDEAILTGESVPVAKPVGQLVFAGTSTTAGSAWLRVTAVGNATELGRIGKSLDTIAPVPTPLQLQIRRFVLRMAWLGAGAFLLVWGVNYARSGDWVTALLFGLTLAMSLLPEEIPVAFSSFMALGAARLSRAGVLTKQPQTVESLGSATVICVDKTGTITQEGMAVRQLYDHATGTLLPVPGPNQALPATAATLLATARWASETAPFDAMEKALVAAHATTDPAAAAAPYPMVHEYPLAGTPPMMTHVRQPPGGALVVAAKGAVEHVLAVCHLAPDAAEYVRHVTRELSGQGYRVLGVAEAAQAAPFPAAQDDFDWQFRGLVALENPPKANAAAVIQAFGAAGIQVKMITGDFPETAQAIARQVGLGGADTLLTGAQVLALSDAELRPLAARTAVFARMFPEAKLRVVEALKANGEVVAMTGDGVNDGPALKAAHIGVAMGRRGTEVARQAAALVLTDDDLGSMVTAIAQGRRIYQNLQKAVSYIVSIHLPIILTVAVPLLAAWPLANLFGPVHIIFLELVMGPTCSIAFENEPAEAGQMRQPPRPRPASFLAGPALGRSVLQGIGISLAVLGVYYAAMQQGAAAPVVRTLVFTTLVLSNIGLALVNRSFTEPVWRTIRVPNRLLWLLLSVTLALLLTVLDVPTARQLFGFAPVSGAALGWCALAALAGVGWMEVYKLLRKTTPAVGLASFEPILSL, from the coding sequence CCACGTATTTCGGGCTGGGACAGGCCGAGGAAGCCGTAACGCTGCTGGTGGCGCTGCTGCTGGTTTCCGGCATTTCGGTGTATCAATCGGTGCGCAGCGGCCGGGCGCTGGCCGCCCTGCGCGAGCTGACCCAACCTCGGGCCCAGGTGGCCCGTAACGGCACCCTGACGACGGTGCCGGTGGCGGAGGTAGTGGTCGGCGACGCCGTGCTGGTGGCGGAAGGCAACCGGATTCCGGCCGATGGCACTCTGCTGCTGGCCAACGACTTCACTGTAGACGAGGCCATCCTGACCGGCGAGTCGGTGCCGGTGGCCAAGCCAGTCGGCCAATTGGTATTTGCCGGCACTAGTACCACGGCGGGCAGCGCCTGGCTGCGCGTCACGGCTGTGGGCAACGCCACGGAATTGGGCCGCATCGGCAAGAGCCTGGACACTATTGCACCCGTGCCAACCCCACTGCAGCTGCAGATTCGGCGGTTTGTGCTGCGCATGGCCTGGCTGGGGGCGGGGGCGTTTCTACTGGTGTGGGGCGTGAACTACGCCCGCTCCGGCGACTGGGTAACGGCCCTACTCTTTGGCCTGACGCTGGCTATGTCGCTGCTGCCCGAGGAAATTCCGGTGGCCTTCAGTTCCTTCATGGCGTTGGGCGCGGCCCGTCTGAGTAGGGCTGGCGTGCTCACCAAGCAGCCCCAGACCGTGGAAAGCCTGGGCTCGGCCACCGTCATCTGCGTCGACAAAACCGGCACCATCACCCAGGAAGGCATGGCCGTGCGCCAGCTCTACGACCACGCCACCGGCACGCTGCTGCCCGTACCCGGCCCCAACCAGGCGCTGCCGGCCACGGCCGCCACCCTGCTGGCCACCGCCCGCTGGGCCAGCGAAACCGCCCCCTTCGATGCCATGGAAAAAGCCCTGGTAGCCGCACACGCCACCACCGACCCTGCCGCGGCCGCCGCGCCATACCCCATGGTGCACGAGTACCCGCTGGCCGGCACCCCGCCCATGATGACGCACGTGCGCCAGCCCCCCGGCGGCGCGCTGGTGGTGGCCGCCAAGGGGGCAGTAGAGCATGTGCTGGCCGTGTGCCACCTCGCGCCCGACGCCGCCGAGTACGTACGCCATGTGACACGGGAGCTGTCGGGGCAGGGCTACCGGGTCCTGGGCGTGGCGGAAGCCGCGCAGGCGGCGCCATTCCCGGCCGCGCAGGACGATTTCGACTGGCAGTTTCGGGGGCTGGTGGCGCTGGAAAATCCGCCGAAAGCCAACGCCGCGGCGGTTATCCAAGCGTTCGGCGCAGCGGGCATTCAGGTGAAGATGATAACCGGCGACTTCCCCGAAACCGCCCAGGCCATTGCCCGCCAAGTAGGCCTGGGCGGAGCCGATACCCTGCTCACCGGCGCGCAGGTACTGGCGCTTTCTGATGCCGAGTTGCGCCCACTGGCCGCCCGCACGGCCGTGTTTGCCCGCATGTTCCCGGAAGCCAAGCTGCGCGTGGTGGAAGCGCTGAAAGCCAACGGCGAGGTAGTGGCCATGACCGGCGACGGCGTCAACGACGGCCCGGCCCTCAAGGCGGCCCACATCGGGGTAGCCATGGGCCGGCGCGGCACCGAGGTGGCCCGCCAGGCCGCTGCCCTGGTGCTCACCGACGACGACCTGGGCAGCATGGTGACAGCCATTGCCCAGGGCCGCCGCATCTACCAGAACCTGCAAAAGGCCGTTTCCTACATCGTTTCCATCCACCTGCCCATCATCCTGACGGTGGCCGTGCCGCTGTTGGCCGCCTGGCCGCTGGCCAACCTGTTCGGGCCCGTGCACATCATCTTTCTGGAGCTGGTGATGGGCCCCACCTGCTCCATTGCCTTCGAAAACGAGCCCGCTGAAGCGGGACAGATGCGCCAGCCGCCCCGGCCCCGCCCGGCCAGCTTCCTGGCCGGCCCGGCGCTAGGTCGTAGTGTGTTGCAGGGCATAGGCATTTCGCTGGCGGTGCTGGGCGTGTACTACGCGGCTATGCAGCAGGGTGCCGCGGCGCCGGTGGTGCGTACATTGGTGTTCACCACGCTGGTGCTAAGCAACATTGGTTTGGCCTTGGTGAACCGTTCCTTTACGGAGCCGGTGTGGCGCACCATTCGGGTCCCCAACCGGCTGCTGTGGTTGCTGCTGAGTGTTACGCTGGCGCTGCTGCTCACGGTGCTGGACGTACCGACGGCGCGGCAGCTGTTCGGGTTTGCGCCGGTTTCGGGGGCAGCTCTGGGCTGGTGTGCGTTGGCGGCGCTGGCCGGTGTGGGCTGGATGGAAGTATATAAGCTCCTGCGAAAAACAACGCCCGCCGTTGGGCTGGCTTCTTTTGAGCCTATTTTGAGCCTATAG